ATCCTGGGGGTGCTCTGAGTTGTTATATCCTGGGGGTGCtctgagttgttaggagatccctatttccctcacagagatacaattcccagagtggtttaacaaccaatccctcttccctgggagctgtgggaattgtaactctgtgaaagGAACAGGgacctcttaacaactctcagcactcctaataaactacagttcccgggattatttggaggaagctatgattgattaaagtggtatgatactgctctAAATGTATAGCGGATATGTGGCCTATGTTGGCATAAAACAGtaacatcatttatttatttatttttaaagtaagtaTTCAGCCCAATGTACCATAAAATAGCAGCATTAAAAACATCTACAATTAAGTGGACCTGCAGTCATGAGCATCAAGCTTGAGAAATAATTCAAATAAGTTTTCCTCTCCATTGCAGAAAGCTGTAGGTAGTGGCCACAATCCACAGAAAGCTACACATGTGTGCAAGGGGGAAAACTGCACATAGCAGGAGTtttctttgatgtttttgttgctgcttttgtatCTGCTGAAGGAGGAACCTAAACTGCAGCAGTGGAAGCTGCTGTGGCAAACAGAAATCTCTGTCTGCATTATTCTTCCTTTGTGCACATGGAGCTTTTTGGGTTTGTAGCCAATATCTTTGTTTAGTCATATACTCTAGTAGCAAAGTCCAAATATGACCTCTCTCTCTTGAAATTGCACATGGTAGCTGGAATACGTACTAAAGTTACAAACATGGCAGCTAAAGAAGCCACTGTATTTCAGTCCACCAAAACTGACGTACATCAGAAAAAGAACAAGTGTCCCTTTGCTGCAAGTTTCACACAACTGACCGGTGCTCCCCACACACATATACTGCGCTAGGCCGGATACGTCTTCTGGTGTGACCAGGTAGCTGTGGCAAAAACCTGAAGTACTTCGGCATCAAGTCTAAGCATGCATCATGAAATTTCTTGATCCTCCAGTAGTAAATCAACGGGTTCAGGGCAGACTTGAGGTAGCAGAGCCAAAGGAGCCAAGCGCTTATCTCAAAGAAGTTGTGCTTCTGATCGAAGTGGCTGTTGAATGTGGCAATAAGGCTGTAGGTGGTGAAGGGCGCCAAGCAGATTATGAAGACAATGAACAAAATCAATATGGTGGTGAAGGCACGAGTTTTAAAGCTCATATCAATGTTCATCTGAAAGGGTCTCTGGAGGCTCATGAGACCAAGTTTGCTAGCTTGGCTGAGGCATATGCTATCTGGGTGGCTGTGGATGCGAACTGCATTGTGCCGTACAGTGTTGAGGATGCCCATAAAAGAATACAACATCACCAAGAACGGGATGAAAAATGAAATCAGTACCACCAGTATCACATAGGCACGGTAGCCAGGGCTCGTTGTGTAGCCAAACACACACTGAGGTGCTCTGGAAGGTAGCAGGTTGGGGTTTCCCATAGAAAGCGGGAAAGCAACTACGAAGGCTGCAGCCCATGAGACAGCAATGAGGAACTTTGCACGGTATGGATTCAGCCTATCCTGCCTCTGAACTATTATAAGGAACCTGTCAATGCTAATGATAAGCAGAATGGCCACCCCTTCGATGACAAATAGCCAGAAAAACATGGCCGAGACTCTGCAGAAGATATTCCCAAAAACCCACTGGGTTGTGATGACGGTTATCAGAGCAAAAGGCATGTTCAGAACAGCAAGCAACATGTCTGCAAAAGCCAGGCTAGCTAGGAGAATGTTAATAGCGGATCGCATTGCAGTCTTCTGATAGACCATTAGGCAGACGACAAGGTTGCCAAGGAAAGAAACGAGGAGTATAAATATCATGGCGGCAGAAAGAATTACCTGGAGTGGCAGGCTTAAGCTCTTGGAGTCTGATTGCAATGGATGGGCAGTTGTAGTGTTGGTTGTCAGAGCAGTTACCTCAGTGATAACCATGGCACCCAAGTGATATTTCAGAGGCTGCGTTGTGCCACTACGAACCAAGAAGGAGGGGGTGGTGATATTTGCGTACATATTTTCGTAGACAATGAAAGTTGCATTGAATGTCCCAGAATGAGCAGGCGTCAGCATTGCAGAAAAAAACATCACTTCCCACAGAGCAGAATGCAAGGGAGAGATAAAGAGGCTTCAAGGCATTTTAGAATATAAGGGTGGTGTCATGATCCATGGCCATGCCCCAAATCGTAGTTACAGATCCAGCAGGGGGAAAGTAAAGCTTCACCCTTCATGGCAGCGCTTTAGTCTGAAAAATCAAGCAGGAATTAGAATGTTAGACGCGAGTATAATGCTGTTGCTTTTGCTTAAAGCACACTGAAAAcaaagttggggggtggggaagcatctACTACAGAAATCAAGGGAGGATGCAGTGCTGCATATGGATATGATCAGAAGAGCTGCACAAGTAAACCCTAGAGTACCAGGAAAAAGTACATAGTAGCCTCTCTTTCCTATTGCACTGTCCTGTGAGATTCTGTTTCTGACAACCTTGCAACAGTTAAGAGTTACAAAGGCACATTCAGACATACCGTAATTTAGGAGCAGGAACTCCTTTGCAGAACAAGTTTCTGCTGGGAGTAGGAGACGTTTAGAAAGTCTGTGTGAGTATTAATTCGTTTTAGTCTACTCTACTGTGATCTTAACTTTGTAAGTTGTAAATTTACAAACTTacaaggaagccagcgtttgtccgcagacagcttccgggtcatgtggccagaatgacaaagccgcttctgccgaaccagagcagcgcacagaaacaccgtttaccttccccgctggaacggtccctatttatctactggcactttgatgtgctttcgaactgctaggtgggcaggagctgggacagagcaacgggagctcaccctgtggcagggattcgaaccgccaaccttctgatcagcaagccctagactctgtggtttaacccacagcgccacctgggtccctcatgtAAATATTAGGAGTAGTCTAATGGGAACATACAAACCACATGAAGGGT
Above is a window of Lacerta agilis isolate rLacAgi1 chromosome 3, rLacAgi1.pri, whole genome shotgun sequence DNA encoding:
- the GPR63 gene encoding probable G-protein coupled receptor 63 translates to MFFSAMLTPAHSGTFNATFIVYENMYANITTPSFLVRSGTTQPLKYHLGAMVITEVTALTTNTTTAHPLQSDSKSLSLPLQVILSAAMIFILLVSFLGNLVVCLMVYQKTAMRSAINILLASLAFADMLLAVLNMPFALITVITTQWVFGNIFCRVSAMFFWLFVIEGVAILLIISIDRFLIIVQRQDRLNPYRAKFLIAVSWAAAFVVAFPLSMGNPNLLPSRAPQCVFGYTTSPGYRAYVILVVLISFFIPFLVMLYSFMGILNTVRHNAVRIHSHPDSICLSQASKLGLMSLQRPFQMNIDMSFKTRAFTTILILFIVFIICLAPFTTYSLIATFNSHFDQKHNFFEISAWLLWLCYLKSALNPLIYYWRIKKFHDACLDLMPKYFRFLPQLPGHTRRRIRPSAVYVCGEHRSVV